In the genome of Halobacterium noricense, one region contains:
- a CDS encoding DNA cytosine methyltransferase has protein sequence MAVLDLFCGAGGLSAGFDQAGYDVVGGVDHEDAFAETFEHNHDAQFVEADLSKVTGEAILAELGYDPGDLDGVIGGPPCQGFSLAGAKTNPADERNFLVTNFVKSVYEIDPDWFVMENVPRITTMEDGQVLEYLLDQFAEIGYDTEWTVLNAADYGVPQSRRRAFFVGHKTGEAFEFPEAAFRESRDQQTLFADRRPPRTVQNAFGDLPSLAPGEEKTTYTADPEGEYQTEMRADGTELTNHRAPNHGETVTGRIEKTAPGEKIPYDSWSQKRRLEFGEPAPTLLAGPRPTYHFAHPTDDRGLSVRERARLQSFPDDYLFVGPIAKQRQMTGNAVPPLLGRAVAEAIAEQTVPA, from the coding sequence ATGGCCGTTCTGGACCTCTTCTGTGGCGCGGGCGGGCTCTCGGCGGGGTTCGACCAGGCGGGCTACGACGTCGTGGGCGGCGTGGACCACGAGGACGCGTTCGCGGAGACCTTCGAGCACAACCACGACGCGCAGTTCGTCGAGGCCGACCTGAGCAAGGTCACGGGCGAGGCGATTCTGGCCGAACTCGGCTACGACCCCGGCGACCTCGACGGCGTCATCGGGGGGCCGCCCTGTCAGGGGTTCAGTCTGGCCGGCGCGAAGACGAACCCCGCGGACGAGCGGAACTTCCTCGTCACCAACTTCGTCAAGTCGGTGTACGAAATCGACCCGGACTGGTTCGTGATGGAGAACGTCCCCCGCATCACCACGATGGAGGACGGCCAGGTCCTGGAGTACCTGCTCGACCAGTTCGCGGAAATCGGCTACGACACCGAGTGGACGGTCCTGAACGCGGCCGACTACGGGGTGCCCCAGAGCCGCCGGCGGGCGTTCTTCGTCGGCCACAAGACTGGCGAGGCGTTCGAGTTCCCGGAGGCGGCGTTCCGGGAGTCCAGAGACCAGCAGACGCTGTTCGCGGACCGCCGGCCGCCGCGGACGGTCCAGAACGCGTTCGGCGACCTGCCGTCGCTGGCCCCCGGCGAGGAGAAGACGACCTACACCGCCGACCCCGAGGGCGAGTACCAGACGGAGATGCGAGCCGACGGGACGGAGCTGACCAACCACCGCGCGCCGAACCACGGGGAGACGGTCACGGGCCGCATCGAGAAGACCGCGCCCGGCGAGAAGATTCCCTACGACAGCTGGTCCCAGAAGCGACGCCTCGAATTCGGCGAGCCGGCGCCGACGCTGCTGGCGGGCCCGCGGCCGACCTACCACTTCGCGCACCCGACCGACGACAGGGGGTTGAGCGTCCGGGAGCGCGCGCGCCTGCAGTCGTTCCCCGACGACTACCTGTTCGTGGGCCCCATCGCGAAACAGCGCCAGATGACGGGCAACGCGGTGCCGCCGCTGCTCGGGCGCGCCGTCGCGGAGGCCATCGCCGAGCAGACCGTCCCCGCGTAG
- a CDS encoding transcriptional regulator yields MPDEAERDGLSDEELDRYGYVSSSQRRVAVVTTLKDSPRTPKQISEHTDIRLNHVSNVLAELADEDVVTCVNPDRKRGRVYRLTELGDTVSAEVASR; encoded by the coding sequence ATGCCCGACGAGGCCGAACGCGATGGCCTGTCCGACGAGGAGTTAGACCGGTACGGCTACGTCTCCAGCAGCCAGCGACGCGTCGCCGTCGTCACCACCCTGAAGGACAGCCCGCGGACACCGAAGCAGATATCAGAGCACACCGACATTCGACTGAACCACGTGAGCAACGTGCTAGCAGAACTCGCCGACGAAGACGTCGTGACGTGCGTGAACCCCGACCGGAAGCGCGGCCGGGTGTACCGACTGACCGAGCTGGGCGACACCGTCTCCGCGGAGGTGGCCTCGCGGTGA
- the rpsJ gene encoding 30S ribosomal protein S10, with the protein MQQARVRLAGVNPDDLDNICDDVREIADKTGVKLSGPVPLPTKTLEVPSRKSPDGEGTATWEHWEMRVHKRLIDIDADERALRQLMRIQVPNEVSIEIVLED; encoded by the coding sequence ATGCAGCAGGCACGCGTTCGTCTCGCCGGCGTCAATCCCGACGACCTCGACAACATCTGCGACGACGTCAGGGAAATCGCGGACAAGACCGGCGTGAAGCTCAGTGGGCCGGTCCCGCTCCCGACGAAGACTCTCGAAGTCCCCTCGCGGAAGTCCCCCGACGGCGAAGGGACGGCCACGTGGGAGCACTGGGAGATGCGCGTCCACAAGCGTCTCATCGACATCGATGCGGACGAACGCGCGCTCCGCCAGCTGATGCGGATTCAGGTGCCCAACGAAGTCAGCATCGAGATCGTTCTCGAAGACTGA
- the tuf gene encoding translation elongation factor EF-1 subunit alpha, with amino-acid sequence MSDERHQNLAVIGHVDHGKSTMVGRLLYETGSVPEHVIEQHKEEAEEKGKGGFEFAYVMDNLAEERERGVTIDIAHQEFSTDEYEFTIVDCPGHRDFVKNMITGASQADNAVLVVAADDGVAPQTREHVFLSRTLGIDELIVAVNKMDIVDYDESKYNQVVSDVKDLFGQVGFATEDASFIATSAFEGDNVAEHSENTPWYDGPTLLEALNNLPEPSPPTDTDLRLPIQDVYTISGIGTVPVGRIETGVMNMGDNVSFQPSDVGGEVKTIEMHHEEVDKAEPGDNVGFNVRGIGKDDIRRGDVCGPADDPPSVAETFTAQVVVMQHPSVITAGYTPVFHAHTAQVACTIESIDKKMDPSSGETQEENPDFIQSGDAAVVTVRPQKPLSIEPSSEIPELGSFAVRDMGQTIAAGKVLDVNEA; translated from the coding sequence ATGAGCGACGAACGACACCAGAACCTGGCCGTCATCGGCCACGTCGACCACGGCAAGAGCACGATGGTCGGGCGACTCCTCTACGAAACGGGGAGCGTTCCCGAGCACGTCATCGAACAGCACAAAGAAGAAGCCGAGGAGAAGGGCAAGGGCGGCTTCGAGTTCGCCTACGTCATGGACAACCTCGCCGAGGAGCGTGAGCGCGGGGTCACCATCGACATCGCCCACCAGGAGTTCAGTACCGACGAGTACGAGTTCACCATCGTCGACTGTCCTGGCCACCGCGACTTCGTGAAGAACATGATTACGGGTGCGTCCCAGGCCGACAACGCCGTCCTCGTCGTCGCCGCCGACGACGGTGTCGCGCCCCAGACCCGCGAGCACGTGTTCCTCTCGCGGACGCTCGGCATCGACGAACTCATCGTCGCTGTCAACAAGATGGACATCGTCGACTACGACGAGTCCAAGTACAACCAGGTCGTCTCCGACGTCAAGGACCTGTTCGGTCAGGTCGGCTTCGCGACCGAGGACGCGTCGTTCATCGCGACCTCGGCGTTCGAGGGCGACAACGTCGCCGAGCACTCCGAGAACACGCCCTGGTACGACGGCCCGACCCTGCTGGAGGCCCTCAACAACCTCCCGGAGCCGTCCCCGCCGACGGACACCGACCTCCGTCTGCCCATTCAGGACGTCTACACCATCTCCGGCATCGGTACCGTCCCCGTCGGACGTATCGAGACCGGTGTCATGAACATGGGCGACAACGTCAGCTTCCAGCCGTCCGACGTCGGTGGCGAGGTCAAGACCATCGAGATGCACCACGAGGAGGTGGACAAGGCTGAACCCGGTGACAACGTCGGGTTCAACGTCCGCGGCATCGGCAAGGACGACATCCGTCGCGGTGACGTCTGTGGTCCGGCCGACGACCCGCCGAGCGTCGCCGAGACGTTCACGGCGCAGGTCGTCGTGATGCAGCACCCGTCCGTCATCACGGCGGGTTACACGCCGGTCTTCCACGCCCACACGGCGCAGGTCGCGTGTACCATCGAATCCATCGACAAGAAGATGGACCCCTCCTCGGGCGAGACCCAGGAGGAGAACCCGGACTTCATCCAGTCGGGCGACGCTGCGGTCGTCACCGTGCGCCCGCAGAAGCCCCTCAGCATCGAGCCGTCCTCCGAGATTCCGGAGCTGGGCTCGTTCGCCGTCCGCGACATGGGTCAGACCATCGCCGCCGGCAAAGTCCTCGACGTCAACGAAGCCTAA
- a CDS encoding homoserine dehydrogenase: MKLAVMGAGDVGRAVVDLADEYGHTVSAFADSTSAVVDPDGIDADAALDHKERVGRVGEGDPADALGATYDALVEATPTTLGDAHPGFEHVRAALETDRHVVLANKGPVAERYDDLRALEADSAGSIRFEATVAGAIPALSTIDGIGAERVTAARGVLNGTANFILTRMATDGLDYEHVLAEAQDLGVAEADPAFDVEGTDAALKCAILANVIHGGGYSLADVDVKGITDVPPSALELAAEDGRTVRLIGEVTEDGARVGPRLVPENHTLAVAGTMNIVQLETEHAGRLNLSGRGAGGPETATAVLGDVNRLE; encoded by the coding sequence ATGAAACTGGCAGTGATGGGCGCCGGCGACGTCGGCCGCGCCGTCGTCGACCTCGCCGACGAATACGGCCACACGGTGTCGGCGTTCGCGGACTCGACGAGCGCCGTCGTCGACCCCGACGGCATCGACGCCGACGCCGCACTCGACCACAAGGAGCGCGTCGGCAGAGTCGGCGAAGGCGACCCCGCGGACGCGCTCGGCGCGACGTACGACGCGCTCGTGGAGGCGACGCCGACGACGCTCGGCGACGCCCACCCGGGCTTCGAGCACGTACGCGCGGCGCTGGAAACCGACCGCCACGTCGTCCTCGCAAACAAGGGCCCGGTCGCCGAGCGCTACGACGACCTCCGCGCGCTGGAAGCGGACAGCGCGGGGTCGATTCGATTCGAGGCGACCGTCGCGGGCGCAATCCCCGCGCTGTCGACCATCGACGGCATCGGTGCCGAACGCGTGACTGCCGCGCGCGGCGTACTCAACGGCACGGCGAACTTCATCCTGACGCGGATGGCGACCGACGGCCTCGACTACGAACACGTGCTCGCAGAAGCCCAGGACCTCGGCGTCGCGGAAGCCGACCCGGCCTTCGACGTGGAGGGAACGGACGCGGCGCTGAAGTGCGCGATTCTCGCGAACGTCATCCACGGCGGCGGCTACTCACTGGCCGACGTCGACGTCAAGGGCATCACGGACGTCCCGCCGTCCGCGCTGGAGCTCGCCGCCGAGGATGGCCGGACGGTCCGACTCATCGGCGAAGTGACCGAGGACGGTGCCCGGGTCGGCCCGCGGCTCGTCCCCGAGAACCACACGCTCGCGGTGGCCGGGACGATGAACATCGTCCAGCTGGAGACCGAGCACGCCGGCCGCCTGAACCTCTCCGGGCGAGGTGCCGGCGGTCCCGAGACGGCGACCGCGGTGCTGGGCGACGTGAACCGGCTGGAGTGA
- a CDS encoding amino acid-binding protein, translating to MSEADDRAHTLRLELVDEPGELLRALSPIADNGGNLLSIFHERGSLTPRGHIPVEVDLECSPERFEHVVDALRDAGVTIIQADSERYGEALSVLLVGDLVDTDLSDTLAELEGCGSATVADFSLTTEKGTKGVSSARVRLAIESGSTERALEQVRDVAAQKDLAIVEPLVGEL from the coding sequence ATGAGTGAGGCCGACGACCGCGCGCACACGCTCCGTCTAGAGCTCGTCGACGAGCCCGGCGAGCTGCTGCGCGCGCTCTCCCCCATCGCGGACAACGGCGGCAACCTCCTCTCTATCTTCCACGAGCGCGGGTCGCTGACGCCGCGCGGCCACATCCCCGTAGAGGTCGACCTGGAGTGTTCGCCCGAGCGCTTCGAGCACGTCGTCGACGCGCTCCGGGATGCCGGCGTCACCATCATCCAGGCGGACTCCGAGCGGTACGGCGAAGCGCTCAGCGTCCTGCTGGTCGGCGACCTCGTCGACACCGACCTCTCCGATACGCTCGCGGAACTGGAGGGCTGTGGGAGTGCGACGGTCGCGGACTTCTCGCTGACCACCGAGAAGGGGACGAAGGGCGTCTCCAGCGCTCGCGTCCGGCTGGCCATCGAATCCGGGAGCACGGAGCGCGCGCTCGAACAGGTCCGGGACGTGGCCGCACAGAAGGACCTCGCTATCGTCGAGCCGCTCGTGGGGGAACTATGA
- a CDS encoding elongation factor EF-2: protein MGRRKKIVEKCERLMDEPEQIRNIAIAAHVDHGKTTLTDNLLAGAGMISEDTAGEQLAMDTEEDEQERGITIDAANVSMTHEYEGEDHLINLIDTPGHVDFGGDVTRAMRAVDGALVVVDAVEGAMPQTETVLRQALREGVKPTLFINKVDRLISELQEGPEEMQERLLSVIREVNELIRGMTEEMDDITEDWTVSVEGGTVGFGSALYKWGVSMPSMQRTGMDFGDIMDLERADKRQELHERTPLSDVVLDMVCKHFPDPIDAQPHRIPRIWRGDPESEIADTMRMVNEDGEVVLMVTDIGIDPHAGEIAAGRVFSGTLEKGQELYVSGTAGKNRIQSVGIYMGGEREEVDEVPAGNIAAVTGLKDAIAGSTVSSIEMTPFESIEHISEPVITKSVEAQNMDDLPKLIETLQQVAKEDPTIQIEINEDTGEHLISGQGELHLEVITQRIERNQGIPVNTGEPIVVFRESPTGDSREVEGVSPNRHNKFYITIDQLDDDALEQLRLGNVTMDMPEQERREALQDAGMDKDTSQNVENIIGKNVFIDDTKGIQHLNETMELVVEGLEEALDDGPLAAEPVEGALIRLHDARLHEDAIHRGPAQVIPAVRDAVHRGLMDAEIRLLEPIQDVRIDVPSEHMGAASGEIQGRRGRVDDMYQEGGMMVVEGIAPVEEMIGFSSDIRSATEGRASWNTENAGFRVMADNLQPEIIKQIRERKGMKTELPEQIGYF from the coding sequence ATGGGCCGACGCAAGAAGATTGTCGAGAAGTGCGAACGGCTGATGGACGAGCCGGAGCAGATCCGGAACATCGCCATCGCCGCGCACGTCGACCACGGTAAAACCACGCTGACCGACAACCTGCTGGCCGGCGCCGGCATGATTTCCGAGGACACCGCCGGCGAGCAGCTCGCGATGGACACCGAGGAGGACGAACAGGAACGCGGCATCACCATCGACGCCGCGAACGTCTCCATGACCCACGAGTACGAGGGCGAAGACCACCTCATCAACCTCATCGACACCCCCGGCCACGTCGACTTCGGCGGCGACGTGACGCGGGCGATGCGCGCCGTCGACGGCGCGCTCGTCGTCGTGGACGCCGTCGAGGGCGCGATGCCCCAGACGGAGACGGTGCTCCGGCAGGCGCTCCGCGAGGGCGTCAAGCCGACGCTGTTCATCAACAAGGTCGACCGCCTCATCTCCGAGCTCCAGGAGGGGCCCGAGGAGATGCAGGAGCGGCTCCTGAGCGTCATCCGTGAGGTCAACGAGCTCATCCGCGGAATGACCGAGGAGATGGACGACATCACTGAGGACTGGACGGTCTCCGTCGAAGGCGGCACCGTCGGCTTCGGCTCCGCGCTCTACAAGTGGGGCGTCTCGATGCCGTCGATGCAGCGCACGGGCATGGACTTCGGCGACATCATGGACCTCGAACGCGCCGACAAGCGCCAGGAGCTCCACGAGCGCACGCCGCTGTCGGACGTCGTCCTCGACATGGTCTGTAAGCACTTCCCGGACCCCATCGACGCCCAGCCCCACCGCATCCCGCGCATCTGGCGGGGCGACCCCGAATCCGAAATCGCGGACACGATGCGGATGGTCAACGAGGACGGCGAAGTCGTCCTGATGGTCACCGACATCGGTATCGACCCGCACGCCGGCGAAATCGCCGCGGGTCGCGTCTTCTCCGGCACGCTGGAGAAGGGCCAGGAGCTGTACGTCTCCGGGACCGCGGGCAAGAACCGCATCCAGAGCGTCGGCATCTACATGGGCGGCGAGCGCGAGGAAGTCGACGAAGTCCCCGCAGGGAACATCGCCGCCGTCACCGGTCTCAAGGACGCCATCGCGGGGTCGACGGTGTCCAGCATCGAGATGACGCCGTTCGAGTCCATCGAGCACATCTCGGAGCCGGTCATCACGAAGTCCGTCGAGGCGCAGAACATGGACGACCTGCCGAAGCTCATCGAGACGCTCCAGCAGGTCGCCAAGGAGGACCCGACCATCCAGATCGAGATCAACGAGGACACCGGCGAACACCTCATCTCCGGGCAGGGTGAACTCCACCTCGAAGTCATCACCCAGCGCATCGAGCGCAACCAGGGCATCCCCGTCAACACCGGGGAGCCCATCGTCGTCTTCCGCGAGTCCCCGACCGGCGACTCCCGCGAGGTCGAGGGCGTCTCCCCGAACCGCCACAACAAGTTCTACATCACCATCGATCAGCTCGACGACGACGCCCTCGAGCAGCTCCGCCTCGGCAACGTCACGATGGACATGCCCGAACAGGAGCGCCGCGAAGCGCTCCAGGATGCCGGCATGGACAAGGATACCTCCCAGAACGTCGAGAACATCATCGGGAAGAACGTCTTCATCGACGACACGAAGGGTATCCAGCACCTCAACGAGACGATGGAACTCGTCGTCGAAGGCCTCGAAGAAGCCCTCGACGACGGTCCGCTCGCCGCCGAGCCCGTCGAAGGCGCACTCATCCGCCTCCACGACGCCCGCCTCCACGAGGACGCCATCCACCGCGGCCCCGCACAGGTCATCCCCGCCGTCCGCGACGCCGTCCACCGCGGCCTCATGGACGCCGAGATTCGCCTGCTCGAGCCGATTCAGGACGTCCGCATCGACGTCCCCTCCGAGCACATGGGCGCCGCGTCCGGCGAGATTCAGGGTCGCCGTGGCCGCGTCGACGACATGTACCAGGAAGGCGGCATGATGGTCGTCGAGGGCATCGCGCCCGTCGAGGAGATGATCGGCTTCTCCAGCGACATCCGCTCGGCCACCGAAGGCCGCGCGTCCTGGAACACCGAGAACGCCGGCTTCCGCGTCATGGCCGACAACCTCCAGCCCGAAATCATCAAGCAGATTCGAGAGCGCAAGGGCATGAAGACCGAACTGCCCGAGCAGATCGGCTACTTCTAA
- a CDS encoding DUF5781 family protein, which translates to MQLRVTGGGPAAPFLGARDVFETEHDLEQPVEVRVRENPDERTWAGHYDDHHVLNISQQAATSAMARELALHEFAHMHRHEHDHPSHVLSMDEVLFLALTGRSVERRVLTHCYQIANHVKDIYADDITLSVGPTDKLVAFLESELAAAVADQPVVGPSVGQRLTAGADPSMTAVNAAFALALLERHDAVPDDHRIYDLAHAAAEDAPEIDVEAFRARFAELADDPDESECRRGLVDAIRTYVDAQETTTGPAAD; encoded by the coding sequence ATGCAGTTGCGCGTGACGGGTGGGGGCCCCGCCGCACCGTTTCTCGGCGCTCGCGACGTCTTCGAGACCGAACACGACCTCGAACAGCCGGTCGAGGTGCGCGTCCGTGAGAACCCCGACGAGCGAACGTGGGCCGGCCACTACGATGACCACCACGTCCTCAACATCTCCCAGCAGGCCGCCACGTCCGCGATGGCCCGCGAGCTCGCCCTCCACGAGTTCGCGCACATGCACCGCCACGAACACGACCATCCGAGCCACGTCCTCTCGATGGACGAAGTCCTCTTTCTCGCGTTGACGGGGCGCAGCGTCGAGCGCCGCGTGCTCACGCACTGCTACCAGATTGCCAACCACGTCAAGGACATCTACGCCGACGACATCACGCTCTCGGTCGGCCCGACGGACAAGCTCGTCGCGTTCCTCGAATCCGAGCTCGCGGCCGCCGTCGCCGACCAGCCGGTCGTCGGCCCGTCAGTCGGCCAGCGGCTCACCGCGGGCGCGGACCCCTCGATGACCGCCGTCAACGCCGCGTTCGCGCTCGCACTCCTCGAACGCCACGACGCCGTCCCCGACGACCACCGCATCTACGACCTCGCGCACGCCGCCGCCGAGGACGCCCCCGAAATCGACGTCGAGGCATTCCGGGCGCGCTTCGCCGAACTCGCCGACGACCCCGACGAGAGCGAGTGCCGCCGCGGCCTCGTCGACGCCATCCGCACGTACGTCGACGCACAGGAGACCACGACCGGCCCGGCCGCGGACTGA
- a CDS encoding PQQ-dependent sugar dehydrogenase, with protein MRYNRRSFLASLGLAGVAGLAGCTSPDEPSDTTTSTEAPPVTTVDDPAYDLGVTHDVQEWAKYDPDWSHPTAAPNLDVTTETVVEGLKIPWDLSFAPNGDLFITERPGRLLRYESGTVESVASPNDIVDARAIDVDDEGGWWAAGGEGGLMGNAIHPNYPEVPLVYAFYTYVESGETLNKLVYYDVSSDESDATTVIEGIPGESYHNGSRITFGPENYLWVTMGDAGQPALAQDPSSLVGKVLRLNPDGSAPEDNPDLGGDPRVFTYGHRNPQGLTFMPDATPVENEHGPAAHDEVNVLSAGENYGWDVEGERARTAETYRGTDYARPLVNTGNETWAPPGSVFYTGDAVPSWQNRLVIGGLISQRINLVTIYPTDGEPASAENGGTRFDADWMDPEYSAAHHTALEDELGRIRHVEQGPDGTLYAVTSNRDGRAQGEQFPREVDDRLVRITPA; from the coding sequence ATGCGATACAACCGCCGTTCGTTTCTCGCTTCCCTCGGCTTGGCCGGTGTCGCCGGGCTCGCCGGCTGTACGTCGCCAGACGAACCCAGCGACACGACGACCTCCACAGAAGCACCGCCGGTCACGACCGTCGACGACCCGGCCTACGACCTCGGCGTGACCCACGACGTCCAGGAGTGGGCCAAATACGACCCCGACTGGTCGCATCCCACCGCCGCGCCGAACCTCGACGTGACGACCGAGACCGTCGTCGAGGGCCTGAAGATCCCGTGGGACCTCTCGTTCGCGCCGAACGGCGACCTGTTCATCACCGAGCGGCCGGGCCGGCTGCTGCGCTACGAGTCCGGGACCGTCGAGAGCGTGGCGTCGCCGAACGACATCGTGGACGCGCGTGCCATCGACGTCGACGACGAGGGCGGCTGGTGGGCCGCAGGCGGCGAGGGTGGGTTGATGGGCAACGCCATCCACCCGAACTACCCAGAAGTCCCGCTCGTGTACGCGTTCTACACGTACGTGGAGTCGGGGGAGACGCTGAACAAGCTCGTCTACTACGACGTGAGCAGCGACGAGTCGGACGCGACGACGGTCATCGAGGGGATTCCGGGCGAGTCCTACCACAACGGCTCGCGCATCACGTTCGGCCCGGAGAACTACCTCTGGGTGACGATGGGGGACGCCGGCCAGCCCGCCCTCGCACAGGACCCGTCGTCGCTGGTGGGGAAGGTGCTACGGCTGAACCCCGACGGGAGCGCGCCCGAGGACAACCCGGACCTCGGCGGCGACCCGCGCGTGTTCACGTACGGCCACCGGAACCCGCAGGGCCTCACGTTCATGCCGGACGCGACGCCCGTGGAGAACGAGCACGGGCCGGCCGCCCACGACGAGGTGAACGTCCTCAGCGCCGGCGAGAACTACGGCTGGGACGTGGAGGGCGAGCGCGCTCGCACGGCAGAGACGTACCGTGGCACCGACTACGCGCGGCCGCTCGTCAACACGGGCAACGAGACGTGGGCGCCGCCGGGGTCGGTGTTCTACACGGGCGACGCGGTGCCGTCGTGGCAGAACCGCCTCGTCATCGGCGGCCTCATCTCCCAGCGCATCAACCTCGTCACCATCTACCCGACGGACGGCGAACCGGCGTCCGCGGAGAACGGCGGCACGCGCTTCGACGCGGACTGGATGGACCCAGAGTACAGCGCGGCCCACCACACGGCGCTGGAGGACGAACTCGGACGCATCCGGCACGTCGAGCAGGGGCCCGACGGCACGCTGTACGCGGTGACGTCGAATCGCGACGGCCGCGCGCAGGGCGAGCAGTTCCCGCGGGAGGTCGACGACCGCCTCGTCCGCATCACGCCCGCGTGA
- a CDS encoding 30S ribosomal protein S7, translating to MSEEEAPEPDAPAGTDEEDVNAKLFGKWDVTDIQYRDPSTRRYLSVTPVAHTMGRHAQKQFKKSEISIVERLANRLMKTGANAGKKQQSLGIVRDAFDSIHERTEENPIQVLVRAVENSAPREETVRLKYGGISVPKAVDVAPQRRVDQALKFIADGAHSSSFKTPVDAAEALANQLIGAADYDVQTYAVGQKEEKERVAAAAR from the coding sequence ATGAGCGAGGAAGAAGCCCCCGAACCCGACGCGCCCGCTGGCACCGACGAGGAGGACGTCAATGCGAAGCTCTTCGGCAAGTGGGACGTCACGGACATCCAGTACCGTGACCCGAGCACGCGCCGCTACCTCTCCGTGACGCCCGTCGCGCACACGATGGGTCGCCACGCGCAGAAGCAGTTCAAGAAGAGCGAGATTAGTATCGTCGAGCGGCTCGCGAACCGCCTGATGAAGACAGGCGCGAACGCGGGCAAGAAGCAGCAGTCGCTCGGCATCGTCCGCGACGCCTTCGACAGCATCCACGAGCGCACCGAGGAGAACCCGATTCAGGTGCTCGTGCGTGCCGTCGAGAACTCCGCGCCCCGCGAGGAGACCGTCCGCCTGAAGTACGGTGGCATCTCCGTCCCGAAGGCCGTCGACGTCGCGCCCCAGCGCCGCGTCGACCAGGCGCTGAAGTTCATCGCCGACGGCGCTCACTCGTCGTCGTTCAAGACGCCCGTCGACGCCGCCGAAGCGCTGGCGAACCAGCTCATCGGCGCCGCCGACTACGACGTGCAGACGTACGCGGTCGGGCAGAAAGAAGAGAAGGAACGCGTCGCGGCCGCGGCCCGCTAA
- a CDS encoding 30S ribosomal protein S12 encodes MSNGKYAARKLKKDRQKHRWSDSEYARRERGLGKESDPLEGAPQGRGIVLEKVGIEAKQPNSAIRKCVRVQLIKNGKQVTAFCPGDGAISFIDEHDEVTIAGIGGAKGRAMGDLSGVNYKVEKVNGVSLIELVRGNAEKPVR; translated from the coding sequence ATGTCGAACGGCAAGTACGCCGCTCGGAAACTGAAGAAGGACCGCCAGAAGCACCGGTGGTCCGACTCGGAGTACGCGCGGCGAGAACGGGGGCTCGGCAAAGAGTCCGACCCCCTCGAGGGTGCACCGCAGGGTCGCGGGATCGTCCTCGAGAAGGTAGGTATCGAAGCAAAACAGCCCAACTCCGCGATTCGGAAGTGCGTGCGAGTTCAGCTCATCAAGAACGGGAAGCAGGTCACCGCGTTCTGTCCCGGTGACGGCGCTATCTCGTTCATCGACGAGCACGACGAGGTCACCATCGCCGGTATCGGCGGTGCGAAGGGTCGTGCGATGGGCGACCTCTCGGGCGTGAACTACAAGGTCGAGAAGGTCAACGGCGTGAGCCTCATCGAACTGGTCCGCGGGAACGCTGAGAAGCCGGTGCGATAA
- a CDS encoding NusA-like transcription termination signal-binding factor: MTVRLSDEARRLIAAFEDETDADAVDCVVDDEHERVIFVVAAGEMGSAIGPGGSRVEELEAKLGRDVMLVEDAPTPEGFVANALSPAAVYNVTISKNDTTVAYAEVAHEDKGVAIGTGGKNIEAAKQLAKRHFDVDDIQLT; the protein is encoded by the coding sequence ATGACAGTCAGGCTCTCCGACGAGGCGCGCCGCCTCATCGCCGCGTTCGAGGACGAGACCGACGCCGACGCCGTCGACTGCGTCGTCGACGACGAACACGAGCGCGTCATCTTCGTCGTCGCCGCCGGCGAGATGGGGTCGGCCATCGGCCCCGGCGGCAGCCGCGTCGAGGAGCTCGAAGCGAAACTCGGCCGCGACGTGATGCTCGTCGAGGATGCGCCCACGCCGGAGGGCTTCGTCGCGAACGCGCTCTCCCCCGCGGCCGTCTACAACGTCACCATCAGCAAGAACGACACCACGGTCGCGTACGCCGAAGTCGCCCACGAAGACAAGGGCGTCGCCATCGGCACCGGCGGGAAGAACATCGAAGCCGCCAAACAGCTCGCGAAACGGCACTTCGACGTCGACGACATTCAGCTCACGTAG